The window ACTGGGGGGAGACGAACGTGAAGTGGCTCTCGGAGATCGAGCTGCTGAACGTCGAGGATGACGGGTACTGGGAGGAGCGCGGCTGGGAGGGGACCGGCGAGGTGAAGACGGTCGCCAAGCTCTGGGACGAGGGCGTCACCGAGCTCGACGACGGGCGGATCGAACTCGCCGGCCACGCTTACGCCGGCACCCGCGGGATCGAACGCGTCGAGGTCTCGACCGACGGCGGCGACTCGTGGGAGGACGCCGCCCTCTCCGACCCCCTCCCCGACGCCGACGTCTGGCGGCAGTGGCGCCACGTCTTCGACCCCGACGGGCCGAGCGAGGTCGTCGTCCGCGCGGTCGACGGCGAGGGGACCCGCCAGATCGAGGCGCCGTCCGACCCGTCGCCGTCCGGCGCGTCCGGCTGGGTCCGTCGGACGGTCGGGTGACCGCCCGTCGCCGTCCGTCGATCGCCTCACCGGGCACCCGCCCGCGTCGCAACGACTTTCACACCCTACCCGACACAACAGTACGCCAAATGGAGAAGGCCCTGTGGTACCTGTTCGTCGCGAGCCGCGGTGGCGCCAACAGGGTCCGGATCGTCCGGGAACTCCGCGCTCGCCCCCGGAACGCGAACGAGCTCGCGGAGGCACTGGACGTCGACTACAACACGATCACCCACCACCTAGAGATGCTAGAAGACCACGACGTCGTCGAGCCCAGCGACCACGACTACGGGAAGCTCTATTTCCTGACCGACCGCTTCGAGCGCCACGGCGACGCGTTCGAGGAGATCACGTCGGAGGTGGACGCCGAATGAACCCCGCGACGCCGACCGTCTTCGGCATCGTGATCACGGGAATCAACAGCGCGCTGCTGGCGGTGCTGGCCGCGGTCTGGCTCCGCAACTACCGCGAGTTCGGCTCGACGCTCCTCCTGGGGCTGTTGGGGTTCAGCGCCGTCCTGTTGGTCGAGAATCTGGTCTCCATCGCCTTCTTTTTCAGCAGCATGCGGACGCTGTACGCGATGGACCCGCTCGTCGGCCGGGTCGTGCTCGGAATGCGCGTGCTCGAACTGCTCGCGGTGTCGCTGCTGACCTACGCGACGCTGAAGTGACCGGGGCTCCGACCCCGTCTCGCCACCTCCCCGGCCGCCTCACGAGAGCTGCTCGCCGACCAGCCGGTCCGCCTCGGCGACGAACGCGTCGCGCTCGTCGATCGGGATCGTCGCGCCCGCGGCGACGTCGTGGCCCCCGCCGTCGCCGCCGACCGACT is drawn from Halorubrum sp. CBA1229 and contains these coding sequences:
- a CDS encoding winged helix-turn-helix domain-containing protein — protein: MEKALWYLFVASRGGANRVRIVRELRARPRNANELAEALDVDYNTITHHLEMLEDHDVVEPSDHDYGKLYFLTDRFERHGDAFEEITSEVDAE